The following DNA comes from Ornithobacterium rhinotracheale DSM 15997.
TGCGACTTTCATTGTTTGTTTTTATGTAATTTTTAGCAATTTACTAATCAATTAGAAAAGCGGTTTACTTTAGCCCAAGTATTTTGAAAAACCATCAAAATATGGATTTTGTCTAAATAGAAATAGAACGCGACAGATACGGAACAATCTTTGCAGCATTTAATCTTGAAATTATAATATATTTTTAAATATGCAAATGAAAGATAAAGTAGCCTATATCACAGGCGGAACCAAAGGAATCGGATTTGGTGTGGCTAAATTATTAGTAGATAATGGAATGCGTGTAGCAATTTCAGGTAGAAAATTGGAAGATGCGCAAGCTACAGCCAAAAAGTTAAGCTCAGACGAATCTCGTGTTTTGGGTTTAAGCTCAGATGTTTCGTCATTAGAAAATGAAGAAAATGCCGTAAAAGAGGTTTTAGCTAAATTTGGTCAGTTAGATGTTGTGTTGGCAAATGCTGGCGTAGGGCACTTTGCTCCCGTAGATGAGCTAACGCCAGACCAATGGCACCAAATGATTAATACCAATTTGAACGGAGCTTTTCATACCCTAAAAGCGAGTGTAGAAGCACTTAAAAAATCAAAGGGATATTACATCAGTTTGGCAAGTTTGGCAGGAACCAACTTTTTTGCGACCGCTTCTGGGTACAATGCAAGTAAATTTGGTGTTGTAGGGTTTACGCAGGCAGCTATGTTGGATTTAAGAAAATATGATATTAAGGTAAGCACCATCATGCCAGGTTCTGTGGCAACGGAATTTAACCACCATACACTGAGTGAGT
Coding sequences within:
- a CDS encoding SDR family oxidoreductase, giving the protein MQMKDKVAYITGGTKGIGFGVAKLLVDNGMRVAISGRKLEDAQATAKKLSSDESRVLGLSSDVSSLENEENAVKEVLAKFGQLDVVLANAGVGHFAPVDELTPDQWHQMINTNLNGAFHTLKASVEALKKSKGYYISLASLAGTNFFATASGYNASKFGVVGFTQAAMLDLRKYDIKVSTIMPGSVATEFNHHTLSESDAWKIQPEDIGQIVWDLLQMNPRTLPSKIEVRPTKPA